One Helianthus annuus cultivar XRQ/B chromosome 12, HanXRQr2.0-SUNRISE, whole genome shotgun sequence genomic region harbors:
- the LOC110893904 gene encoding uncharacterized protein LOC110893904 translates to MAGTGKNKQKSGKSINRKPIKQSLFVEGGLLSDWSPVTDSPPSKGKSNNGKNSGSNSKNKSKASSSRMIEEKRKMNAVGYSYPQVDLLPDEVDDEHKTLDESNTIVLVDTKVVAYVDETKVEESETVKYTTEYDANSEVDDTFHRGLGFHDKEEDPCVNEEKEGPISESSSSEEIETDPLSSPEKNSGFLSIGGMKLYTHDISDVEDDDEDKESVESSESDDSSDSSDNDTSSDTDDEIAKDYIEGIRDDDVINDTLVKFGGIALQEASREYGMKKPRSRVKSQSQPKSIKFRADKDDWSAIDDFMLVKDPRIAYAQKKKKKHEKRRLPGEKKKQRQDTIALKRKERMIRRGVDLEEINSKLEQMVQNEGDIMSFQLMHSRDCSQVQRLASIYRLRSCSQGSGKRRFVTVTRSEYTGMPSSNDRIRLEKLIGDANTAVNHTPPAKMAANSSKKASKGTTGLSPLDSRLTKAKTYGESSSKQRREKDKTVVTYAKQPVSFISCGNMEPEPNVTTLPTTLPVDEPKPRDQTASSSSYGAFENHTTGFGSRMMAKMGYVDGNGLGKDGTGIAEPIEVIQRPKSLGLGAEPEAPEDTTPPPLRVKGQSARSSESRGRSGSGSGNARVGSFERHTKGFGSKMMAKMGYVEGSGLGRESQGIVDPLVATRLPKSRGLGANG, encoded by the exons ATGGCCGGAACCGGTAAAAATAAGCAAAAATCTGGCAAATCCATTAACCGAAAACCAATAAAACAATCTCTGTTCGTAGAAGGCGGTTTATTATCCGATTGGTCTCCGGTTACCGATTCTCCCCCTTCCAAAG GAAAGAGTAATAATGGTAAGAATAGTGGAAGTAATTCGAAGAATAAATCAAAAGCTTCGAGTTCGAGAATGATCGAGGAGAAGCGTAAAATGAATGCTGTTGGTTACAGTTATCCTCAA GTGGACCTTCTTCCAGATGAAGTTGATGATGAACATAAAACATTGGATGAATCAAACACGATTGTTTTGGTTGATACCAAGGTTGTTGCTTACGTTGACGAAACAAAGGTCGAAGAATCTGAAACCGTCAAATACACAACCGAGTACGATGCAAATTCAGAAGTAGATGACACTTTCCATAGAGGCTTAGGATTTCACGATAAAGAAGAAGACCCGTGTGTCAATGAAGAAAAAGAAGGTCCCATTTCCGAATCATCATCCTCGGAGGAAATAGAAACCGACCCGTTATCTTCTCCCGAAAAAAATTCAGGATTTTTGTCGATCGGAGGCATGAAACTGTACACCCATGATATATCCGATGTGGAAGATGATGACGAGGATAAAGAAAGCGTCGAGTCTTCAGAATCCGATGATTCGTCTGACTCATCGGATAATGACACCTCATCTGATACAGACGATGAGATTGCTAAAGATTACATTGAAGGAATTCGTGATGATGATGTTATTAATGATACGTTAGTAAAGTTCGGAGGGATTGCACTTCAGGAGGCATCAAGGGAATACGGTATGAAGAAACCTCGGTCGAGAGTGAAAAGTCAAAGTCAACCAAAGTCTATCAAGTTTCGAGCCGACAAAGATGATTGGTCTGCTATAGATGATTTTATGCTAGTAAAAGACCCTCGGATTGCTTATgcacaaaagaagaagaagaagcatgAAAAAAGGCGATTGCCAG GTGAGAAGAAAAAACAACGTCAAGATACCATTGCTTTGAAGCGTAAGGAGCGAATGATACGCCGAGGTGTTGATCTTGAGGAAATAAATTCC AAATTAGAGCAGATGGTGCAGAATGAGGGTGATATTATGTCGTTTCAACTTATGCATTCTCGGGATTGTTCACAG GTCCAAAGGTTGGCGTCAATTTATCGTTTGAGAAGTTGCAGTCAAGGTTCAGGCAAAAGAAG GTTTGTAACAGTGACACGAAGTGAATACACTGGAATGCCATCTTCCAATGACCGAATCCGCCTCGAAAAG CTTATCGGTGATGCTAATACCGCAGTTAACCATACACCGCCTGCCAAAATGGCTGCAAATAGTAGTAAAAAAGCTTCAAAAGGAACCACTGGTTTGAGCCCGTTAGACTCGAGATTAACAAAAGCCAAAACTTACGGTGAATCAAGCagcaagcaaagaagagaaaaagacAAGACGGTAGTCACTTACGCTAAACAACCAGTTTCATTCATCTCGTGTGGTAACATGGAACCCGAACCAAACGTGACCACTTTACCGACCACTTTGCCTGTTGATGAACCAAAACCGAGAGACCAAACTGCCAGCTCATCAAGCTACGGTGCTTTTGAGAACCACACAACCGGTTTCGGTTCAAGAATGATGGCAAAAATGGGGTATGTAGACGGAAACGGATTAGGGAAGGATGGTACAGGAATAGCCGAGCCTATTGAAGTGATCCAACGGCCCAAATCACTCGGGTTAGGAGCGGAGCCCGAGGCTCCTGAAGACACAACCCCACCACCACTAAGGGTAAAGGGTCAAAGCGCTAGGAGTAGTGAAAGTAGGGGGAGATCGGGATCGGGATCGGGAAATGCACGTGTTGGGTCGTTTGAAAGGCATACGAAAGGGTTCGGGTCGAAAATGATGGCGAAAATGGGGTATGTTGAAGGGTCGGGTCTAGGGAGAGAGTCACAAGGCATCGTTGACCCGCTTGTGGCTACCAGGCTTCCTAAGTCTAGAGGCTTGGGTGCCAATGGTTAG
- the LOC110893905 gene encoding uncharacterized protein LOC110893905 yields MSLVTDEIRASASEIYHGDALGQEKSKFLLTEMGLPNGLLPLEDIEECGYVKDTGFVWLKQKKSKVHKFEKIGKLVSYATEVTAVIEKFKIKKLTGVKSKELLMWITLSEITVDDPPTGKITFTATSGLYRTFPVSAFQIEDVKKDVKEGAPQVGVAKDGQVVEDVKKDAGATQVDVAKETKVQEV; encoded by the coding sequence atgTCTCTTGTGACAGATGAAATCAGGGCAAGTGCATCAGAAATTTACCATGGGGATGCACTTGGTCAAGAAAAGTCAAAGTTTTTGCTAACTGAAATGGGACTACCCAATGGTTTGTTGCCTCTAGAGGACATAGAGGAATGTGGGTATGTCAAAGACACTGGCTTTGTGTGGCTTAAACAAAAGAAATCCAAGGTACACAAGTTCGAAAAGATCGGGAAGCTCGTTTCGTACGCGACTGAGGTAACCGCGGTTATAGAGAAGTTTAAGATCAAGAAACTCACGGGTGTTAAAAGTAAGGAGCTTTTGAtgtggatcacattgagtgagaTCACGGTTGATGACCCGCCAACCGGAAAGATCACTTTTACAGCCACTTCTGGCCTTTATAGAACCTTTCCCGTTTCGGCTTTTCAAATTGAGGATGTGAAGAAGGATGTGAAGGAGGGTGCACCACAAGTTGGTGTGGCTAAGGATGGTCAAGTGGTTGAGGATGTGAAGAAGGATGCTGGTGCTACACAAGTGGATGTGGCTAAGGAGACCAAAGTCCAAGAGGTTTGA
- the LOC110893903 gene encoding transmembrane 9 superfamily member 11, with protein MKVSEKFKIWGLLICLISQLGYGYYLPGSYPHKYVVGDTLSVKVNSLTSIETEIPYSYYSLPFCKPQEGVKDSAENLGELLMGDRIENSPYKFKMHTNETEIFLCQTKPLSSDEFKLLTTRIDEMYQVNVILDNLPAIRYTKRDNFLVRWTGYPLGIKVQDTYYVFNHLKFTVLVHKYEETNVASVMGTGDAAEVIPTVDKPGSDIPGYIVVGFEVQPCSFQHNSESLKDLKMYGKYPSKIACETNTVTMGIKENQPVAFTYEVEFVESDIKWPSRWDAYLKMDGAKVHWFSILNSLMVITFLAGIVLVIFLRTVRRDLTHYEELDKEAQAQMNEELSGWKLVVSDVFRVPDCPALLCVMVGDGVQILGMAVVTILFAALGFMSPASRGTLLTGMLFFYMILGIAAGYVAVRMWRTLFSGDHKGWVSVCWKVSCFFPGVSFLILFVLNFLLWGSGSTGAIPFFLFVVLILLWFCISVPLTLVGGYFGAKAPHIEYPVRTNQIPREIPPQKYPSWLLVLGAGTLPFGTLFIELFFIMSSIWMGRVYYVFGFLFIVMILLVVVCAEVSLVLTYMHLCVEDYKWWWKSFFASGSVALYIFLYSINYLVFDLKSLSGPVSATLYLGYSLFMVLAIMLATGTVGFLSSFWFVHYLFSSVKLD; from the coding sequence ATGAAAGTTTCTGAAAAATTCAAGATCTGGGGTTTGTTGATCTGCTTGATCTCTCAACTGGGTTATGGATATTATCTCCCTGGTAGTTACCCTCACAAATACGTTGTAGGTGATACATTATCTGTAAAAGTCAACTCTTTGACTTCAATCGAAACCGAAATCCCTTACAGTTACTATAGTTTGCCCTTTTGTAAGCCTCAAGAGGGTGTTAAGGATAGTGCTGAGAATCTCGGTGAGCTTTTAATGGGCGATAGGATCGAAAACTCACCGTATAAGTTCAAGATGCATACGAATGAAACCGAGATCTTTCTTTGTCAAACGAAACCCTTGTCGAGCGATGAGTTTAAGCTGTTAACGACTAGGATAGACGAAATGTATCAAGTCAATGTGATTCTTGATAATTTGCCCGCCATTCGGTATACAAAAAGGGATAATTTTTTGGTGAGGTGGACCGGGTACCCTCTCGGGATCAAGGTTCAAGATACGTATTACGTGTTTAATCACTTGAAGTTCACGGTTTTAGTTCATAAGTATGAAGAAACGAATGTCGCGAGTGTTATGGGTACCGGTGATGCAGCTGAAGTAATCCCGACAGTTGACAAACCGGGATCTGATATTCCCGGTTATATAGTTGTTGGATTCGAGGTTCAACCGTGTAGTTTCCAGCATAACTCGGAGTCGTTAAAGGATTTGAAAATGTACGGGAAATACCCGTCGAAAATCGCTTGTGAAACGAACACCGTGACGATGGGTATAAAAGAAAACCAGCCCGTGGCGTTCACTTACGAAGTTGAATTCGTCGAAAGCGATATCAAATGGCCGTCAAGATGGGATGCgtatttgaaaatggacggagcGAAAGTACACTGGTTTTCGATCCTGAATTCGTTGATGGTCATCACTTTCTTGGCGGGAATCGTGTTGGTGATTTTCTTGAGAACCGTAAGGCGGGATCTGACTCATTACGAAGAGTTAGACAAAGAAGCGCAAGCCCAAATGAACGAAGAGTTATCCGGCTGGAAGCTAGTCGTAAGTGACGTTTTTCGCGTTCCCGATTGTCCCGCACTTTTATGCGTTATGGTTGGTGACGGGGTTCAGATTCTCGGAATGGCGGTTGTCACAATTTTATTCGCTGCACTCGGGTTCATGTCTCCCGCTTCGCGCGGGACCCTCCTCACGGGTATGTTGTTCTTTTACATGATTCTCGGAATCGCGGCTGGTTACGTTGCCGTACGTATGTGGCGAACGCTTTTTAGCGGCGATCATAAAGGATGGGTGTCGGTTTGTTGGAAAGTTTCGTGCTTTTTTCCGGGTGTCTCGTTCTTGATCCTTTTCGTGTTGAATTTCCTCTTGTGGGGCTCTGGTAGCACCGGTGCAATCCCGTTTTTTCTCTTCGTTGTCCTAATTCTACTATGGTTTTGCATATCCGTCCCGTTAACGCTCGTTGGCGGTTATTTCGGAGCAAAGGCTCCGCATATCGAGTACCCGGTTCGAACCAATCAGATACCGCGTGAAATCCCGCCTCAAAAGTACCCATCTTGGTTGTTAGTTCTTGGTGCGGGTACACTTCCGTTCGGAACCCTTTTTATCGAGCTTTTCTTCATAATGTCTAGCATATGGATGGGCCGGGTCTACTACGTTTTCGGGTTTCTATTCATCGTGATGATCCTTTTGGTCGTAGTGTGTGCCGAGGTGTCGTTAGTCTTGACGTACATGCATCTTTGCGTCGAGGACTATAAGTGGTGGTGGAAGTCGTTTTTCGCTTCGGGGTCTGTTGCGTTATACATTTTCTTGTACTCGATTAACTATCTTGTTTTCGACCTCAAGAGCTTAAGCGGGCCCGTTTCGGCTACACTTTATTTGGGATACTCGTTGTTCATGGTTCTAGCGATTATGCTCGCAACTGGAACCGTCGGGTTTCTTTCGTCGTTCTGGTTCGTGCACTACTTGTTCTCTTCGGTGAAGCTTGATTGA